In the Phaseolus vulgaris cultivar G19833 chromosome 7, P. vulgaris v2.0, whole genome shotgun sequence genome, one interval contains:
- the LOC137829044 gene encoding uncharacterized protein: MGWIFKISQFFDYQGTPDEDRITVASFYMDGPALSRFQWMFRNGFITLWPSLLQALETRFASSFYDDPKGALFKLTQHGIVNDYLNEFENLANRIVGLAPSFLLSCFIFGLSPDIHREVQALQPLSLPQAMALAKLHEDKIEDRHRDYRGKLTTYVPSTTTNTTTTPLLPTPPKIHFCRLSPEERVARREKGLCFNCDKKFGPNHNCKARFFLLISQDDDQYPDPDPSPPLIIEYLPTYPDNTDAQISFNALLGSSALEAFRLYGQIGQSRVTILIDGGSMQNFVQTRVAKFLALPTKVTHGLKVTVGNGTVLDYIVLGIQWLKRLGPIITDFDTMTMQFIKHGELIQFCADAPTKPVDASAQQVKRLLQINPASAFFHTSIIETKSPNTDPTSNQHIPEITSLLTAYHTIFQTPTQLPPSCNITHKIHLLPNFNPVNVRPYRYPHFQKGEIEKQADEMLSSGMIQLSHNPFSSPVLLVKKKDKSWCFCVDYWALNLIIIKDRFPIPIIDELLDELANAS; encoded by the exons ATGGGATGGATCTTCAAAATCTCACAATTCTTCGATTACCAAGGGACACCCGACGAGGACCGTATCACAGTGGCATCATTCTACATGGATGGCCCTGCTCTGAGTAGGTTTCAATGGATGTTTCGCAACGGCTTCATCACGTTGTGGCCTAGCTTGCTCCAAGCTCTCGAAACTAGATTTGCGTCGTCGTTCTATGATGACCCCAAAGGAGCCTTGTTCAAACTTACTCAACATGGTATTGTTAACGATTATTTGAATGAGTTTGAAAATTTGGCAAATCGCATTGTTGGCCTCGCTCCTTCATTCCTCCTTAGTTGCTTCATCTTCGGGCTCTCACCGGATATTCATAGAGAGGTTCAAGCATTACAACCTTTGTCTCTTCCTCAAGCCATGGCCCTGGCAAAACTCCACGAAGACAAGATTGAGGACCGCCATCGCGATTACAGGGGTAAACTCACTACATATGTGCCTTCCACAACCACCAACACTACCACAACCCCACTTCTCCCCACCCCACCCAAAATCCATTTTTGTAGGTTGAGCCCAGAGGAAAGAGTTGCCCGTAGAGAGAAGGGTCTTTGCTTTAATTGCGACAAAAAATTTGGCCCCAACCATAATTGTAAGGCTCGTTTCTTCCTATTAATCAGTCAGGATGATGATCAATATCCTGACCCCGACCCCTCACCTCCTCTCATCATTGAATACCTCCCTACATACCCTGACAACACGGACGCCCAAATCAGCTTCAACGCTCTTTTGGGTTCCTCTGCACTTGAAGCATTTCGTTTATATGGTCAAATTGGTCAATCTCGCGTTACTATCCTCATCGATGGTGGTAGCATGCAGAACTTTGTGCAAACTCGGGTAGCTAAATTCCTTGCACTACCCACAAAAGTTACGCACGGGCTAAAGGTCACGGTAGGCAATGGAACAGTACTAGACT ATATTGTATTGGGGATTCAGTGGCTCAAACGTTTGGGTCCCATCATTACTGATTTTGACACAATGACAATGCAATTTATCAAACACGGGGAGCTCATCCAATTTTGTGCAGATGCTCCTACCAAGCCTGTGGACGCCTCTGCACAACAAGTCAAACGACTCCTTCAAATCAATCCCGCATCTGCATTTTTTCACACTTCAATCATTGAAACCAAATCCCCAAACACTGACCCTACCTCAAACCAACATATCCCAGAAATAACCTCCCTCTTAACTGCATACCACACCATTTTTCAGACACCTACTCAACTACCTCCTTCCTGCAATATTACCCACAAAATACACTTACTACCCAATTTTAACCCCGTAAATGTGCGACCATATCGCTACCCCCATTTCCAAAAGGGAGAAATAGAGAAACAGGCTGATGAAATGCTATCCTCGGGTATGATTCAACTCAGCCACAACCCATTTTCTTCCCCTGTTTTGCTGGTTAAGAAAAAGGATAAGAGTTGGTGTTTTTGCGTGGACTATTGGGCTTTAAACTTGATCATCATAAAGGATCGTTTTCCAATACCGATAATTGATGAACTTTTAGATGAATTGGCCAATGCCTCTTAA